In Patescibacteria group bacterium, the sequence TATAACAGTTTTGGGCTCTGGGCCGTGGGAACCGCAATTTAGGGAGTTGGGTGTCCCGCTTTATTTTGCCGGGCCCACGGTTCCGTTTAGTCAAAGCCGGTCATTTAAGCTGATGTGGCTACTCATGAGTCCCGTAGTCTTATTAAGAACTTGGGGGTGGCTGCGCCGAGAGAAGCCTGACACAGTTATCACTTCCCTCTACCAGGCTGATATTATCGGGATGTGGGCAAGTTATTTAGCCGGAGTGCGTCAGCGCATTTTAATCCAACACGACACTACACAGTTCAGTGGCTTCAGAAAATTGGTTAAAAAGCATCTTGCCGTCAAGTTAGCTACTCAAATTATTGCGGTCAGCCAGTCAGTCAACTTGTTTTTGTTGGATTATTGGAATGTTTCTACCGACCGAGTACGAGTGATTACTAACGGTATAGATATCGCTAAGTTTAGTGCGGGCACTAAACCGACAGGTAACGCAGATGATTTGGTGATTGGGTTTATCGGTCGGCTCGAACCGGTGAAGGGGATAGATTGTCTACTCTCGGCTTTGGCTATTTTACAATCTAAATTTAATCTATCTCCCCGGGTAATTATTGCTGGTAGCGGCAGTTTGCAAACAAGTGTGGCTGAATATATTCGGGCGCATCAATTATTTCAAGTGGAACTAGTTGGGCGGGTTACCGAGATTGGACAAATGCTCGCAGTATTGCGGGATATAGATGTAGTGGTACTGCCATCGCTCATGGAAGGATCGCCGCTAGCTATAATGGAGTGGTTGGCCGCCCACAAACTAGTCATCGCTTCCGATATTCCATCTTTGCGCGAAATTATTATTCCCGATCAAAACGGTATTTTGTTCGAAGTTAATAATGCCACTGCCTTGGCCCAAGTTCTGGCAAAAGTTTTGACTAATCGAGAATTGGTTAATCAGCTGCAGCAGGGGACTACAGCTTGGCTGCAGCAATTTGCTTCCCAATATGATATCAAACGTACTACTGAGGAATATACTGAGCTGCTAAACCAGCCAACGAGTAGCTAATATCTCAAGCGATCCTGTTCGAATAGAATTAAATTAACCTGATTTATGATAATTCACATCAGCCACGATGTGTTTCAGTTTAAAGACAGTCTGATCTTTCAATATAATCAGTAAGGCCGGATAAGTAATCAGGACGATTAAAATTGACCAGTAAATTTGTGGATTAAATTGTTGCAATTGCCAGAGGATTACCCCGGTGATAATTGTGGCCACTAACGGTTTGGTGATTTGGGGAGTAATGTCGCGCCAAATCAATTTTCTCACAGCCAGATACATTAAAGAGTAAGTAACGATCTGGGATATGATAGTAGACGCAGCGGCGCCGGTCGCTCCATATTTTGTGATCATAAATAAATTGAGAATGATATTTAACACCGCCCCGATCACACTATAAACAATAAACTTTTTCTGATAATCATAAGCAAAAATAGCATAATTAATGATTACTGCTGGGAATAAAGCAATAAAGGATATTGATAATATCTGGAAAGTCATTACCGAACTAATGTAATCATTGCCGTAAAGAAAATGAATGATTTGAGGCCCCATTATCCAACTGCCCATGGTCAGAGGCAGGGCGAGCAGCAGCGTGGCGGATAAAGCCTGTTTAAATACCGAGCCAAATTTTTGCCCGGATTCTTTGGTTAGCCGTGACATCACCGGAAAGACGCTGAAAGCAATAATATAAGGGATGGCCCAGAGTAACTGAATTGGTCTTTGGGCGGCGGCGTATAATCCTACATCAGTGGCCGATCGCATCCACCCTAACATTAAGCTGTCGGCATAGACCAAAAAGGCGCTGAAGAATCCAATCAGAGCAAACGGCCAGGCTGACATCATTATTTTTTTAACCAGGTCGTAAGAATAATACCGGAATGGATTAGCCAGGTGTCGCATAATGATACCGATAGCGACCACTAAGCCGATGCCGCTGCTGGCAGCATAGGCGATAGCCAAATTCTCCGGGGTAGCTCCTTTTAGTAGCATGATCCAGGCGAGTACCACGAGAGAAACATTAACTACAATGTTAATGCCGGCTTCGTATTCCATTTTTTCTAAAGAGCGGATATAGGCAAGACAGAAATCTCGTAAGCCGTTGAAAACGAACAACCAGACGACAATCTGCAGAATGGGTATAACATCAATATTATTAATAAAACGGGGTACTCCTAAAGAAACAATCAGAGCGAGCACTATAATCAGTGTGGCCTTAATCAATAAAGCATTCGACAGGTAATTTAACCGTTGGGCAGAATTTTTAGTAGCTTCCCGCGTGAGAATGCCATTGATTCCTAAGTCGTAAAAAATGGCGGCAAATCCGATAATAGCCAAAGCATAGGAAAAAACGCCGTAATTGGCTACTCCTAAAACCCGGGCGGCATAGATAACAATAGTGGCTCGAATCAGTCGGCCGACAATTTGGCTGACGCCCAACCAAAACGTATTTTTAAGAACAGTTTGACTCAGGGTATGGTTTTGCCAGAGGAAAGCATAAATTCGATGTAGGAGATTAGATTTAGCCATATTTTAGTTATTTTTCTGCTCTGGCGATGAGGCTGCGGGTAAATATCCCCGTAGATGAACCTGTCTCAATTAAAACATACAGGCGTAAAGTAGCTTCAATCGCTCTCCATAAAACAGCGCGCAGAAATGATTTGAGACCATGTACCACCGGCCGAGTCGGAAAAACTTGAATGTTTTTGAAGTTGGATACCAATAGGGCCTGGTAAATACTCCCTTCGGTAAAACTGGTTTCATGAGTGAAATCGCCGTACAGTCCGCGGCCGCTAAAGGGGCTTTCGGCATTAAGAGTCTGGGCAATAAGAATTCCGCCATCTTTGAGGGAACGATAGATAAGATCAAGAATATCGAGAACCTCTTCCTTGGTAAAATGTTCGATCACGCCGCGCATCACCATCACATCGTACGCCATCGGCTTGTTTTTTAGGAATTCTTTGAAATCAGCCTGATGAATTTGGCTGATGCCTAATTTTTGGGCCGTTCCAATCTGTTCGGTACTGGTATCTATACCGGATGAATTTTGGTAGCCGCTGTGTTGGAGCCAATAAACCAGTCCGCCACTGCCACAGCCTAGATCGATAATTTTTGCGTTTTTATCTTTCGGCAAAAATCTGCCGAAATATCTCTGCCAGGCGGGGAATTGTTTTTTAATTTTATCTAAACTTATCTCGCCATGAAAATAAGAAGTATGAGTGGAAATATATTTTGAGTAAAACCTGTCGCGGTAATCCATTTAATAAGTTCAATAAGGCGTAAATCTTGAATAGAACGTTCGCTGCGGCCATACCAGTGGCTGACAATGGTTTTTTTATACTCCTAAATCAGTATAAACTCAAATCCGGGTTTATGGGGTTGCTTTGCTTATTTTGTTAAAAAATAAGCTCTGACTAGTAGCGAGAACCTAGTCGCATCCCTGGTATTCTATCTTTTCTTGGTGTAGATTAGGAATTGTTATACCAATTTATATTAATAGTTATGGCTAAGAAGAAAAAATCCACAGAATTCAACAGAATTCTGTTATATGGCGTGATTATAATAGCTCTGATCATAGTGGGCTATTATGGGTTCAAATCAGTTTCCGGTTCATCTGCGGCTAATCTTCTAAATTTGGGCGGCGGTCTTCCGGGGAATGTAACCAATGTTGATATAACGCCGCAATCTGGCGATGTGACCGCAACTTTGGCTGCAGATTCGCCTGCGGCATATATAGTATTGGGGAACCATCAATACTATGATGCGGCCAAGTACAAGTTTTCCGCTACTGGCTCGGGTTTCACTGTGCAGAAGATAGCTATAGTTATACCTACTCATGGATGGGCGTCTGTAGATACATTGAAAATAGAGTACCCGCTGAAAACTGGCCAGATTGTATCAAAAGAGATAAGTGTTTCGGCAGAGAAAAGTAAGTTTGAAGGCTTAGCTATGTATGTGCCGAAAAATGGCAGCGCAGTGATGAATCTGAAAGCTACATTTAAGAAAGTAGGCACAATTGGGGAAGGTGGTGAATTCAGGGCTCATATTAAATTTGGGTTAGCTTCCGGGGTTACTGCGGGAGATTTCTTAGCCACATCGGATGGCGGAGGAGTTATAGATACTAAGGCTGCTACCCAGAACATTTTTTCCGCAGAGCATGTGCTCTATAATAGCACACCTATAGTAACCGCTTCTAACCCTTCCGGTAGTGGCACGATTGTGCCGGGTGGCATCATTAATCTCTATAAATTCAAAGTATCAGCCGACACGGCCGGTGAAATAGCAATAAAAAAATTCACTTTCTCTATCTTTATAACAGATGCCAGTACTACCACTCCCTCAGGTGCCGATTTGACTAATTTTACTTTTCTACGGGGTGGCACAGATATTACTGCCAGTGCCCAGATTACTATGGTGTCGAACAATGGTTCTACCTACATTACTACTCCGTTAACCTTGGAAGACACGAACTATTTGGAGAACAATACTTCGTATTTGGTACAAGTAACCTTTGCCAACACTCCGGCAACGGATGCGAATGGTGAGCAATCGATCGGAGCTGGGCAAACAGTGGAATATACTTTGCGAGCACAGTGCGGAACTGGTTTCACCACAACTGATGCTATTTCCACTGCCTTATTGAGCGATCAAGCTGTAGATCCAGGCATTGGGTACCCTGGTGGATATGTGTATCTAACCGATTTAGATTCCGATGTGGGAAAACAACAAATCATTGGGTTGCAGAAAGCCAATGGTACGCAGTTCAGCGGATCAACTAATTTCGTCTGGTCTGATAAGTCTGTCTTGATTCATCTACCCACCTTCGATGACGATGGTGTAATAGAAACCTCCAGTGCTGATTGGACTCAAGGATATCTGGTAAAGAATTTCCCATTGTCTGTCTACGGATATACTCTATAGGAATAAATTGATCTTAAAACAGCCCGCTTCCGTCGGAAGCGGGCTGTTTGGTATAAGAGTGTAATTTACTTCTTGTGGAAGTAATTCCAGAGATAGGCAAAGACCCAGCCCCAGATGTAACCAACGACGAAAGTTACAATCAGAAGCAGGATCGCCGCACCCCAGGCGAATGGCAGCATATTCCCATCCCACCCCATCATATGCAGAGATAAAACCCAATCCATAAGTCCTTTAGCCCAGCCTAGGCCGACTATCAATAACCAGACAAAATGGAATAACGCAAAAAACGCGCCTAGCGTCATCCCGGTACCATGAGTGTTCAGTTTCATCGAACCCCCTTAAATATAAATAATAAAACCACCTTTAGTATAAGTAGGTTGTGTTATTTTTTCAATTGGCTCTGCACCATTCGATGCAGGACTCACCACGTGTCGTATGACACTGTGGTGGCGGGAGTGACGGGGCTCGAACCCGCGACCTCTTGCGTGACAGGCAAGCGCTCTAACCGACTGAGCTACACCCCCTCCTAGATCCAGGAGGCTTATCCGCACTATTTTAATATATCTAGAATGATCGCGCCAGAGTTATCGGCGATTGCCCGAAAACGAGTTGATTTAGTCAGTGAGATAGTGATTTCAGCATTTTCATCACTAATTTGATTGACCCGCACTTCTTGAATAAGTTGAGCCGGTTCCGAAGAATCTAGAGTAGTTGGGAAAATCGCCAATGGTCGGTCTTGAGGAATATTTTCTATAGTACTGTCGCTCAGCTTAATTTTCATCTGGTAGCTCGGGGTAACCGCCGTTGCATCAGTAATTTCTTGAATCACCGTATAAGGGATGGTGATGTCTTCCGGAGAAGCGGTCGAGCGATTAAGTTCGGTATCTATAATTAGTCTGTGAAATTGGTTTTCGTCGCTGTAATTTATATTCTTTATAATATGGAATCCACCCAAATTACCTAAAACAATCTCATTATTAGCAAAGCCTTGGATGATCGGATCAAATATTTGGTTGCTGGGCTTGCCTAAAGTGCTGAAATAACCATAAAGCAACAAAAATATAATTGTCAGAGCGGCTAAACCTATTTTAGTGCTGCGGAAATTACTCATACGCGTTGTTTTTTAATAAAATCGACTAATTCGTCTACTGTGACCGGAGGTTCTTTGGTGGCTTCCTTCACTAATTTAAAGATAATATCTTGAATATCAGCTGGGGCCGGAATTTCCCGTAACTCTATATTACCACCTCCGGCTGATGAGATAATCACGGTGCCAAAATCAAAACTCGTTGCCATTACTCCATTGATTTCATGAGAAATATCTTGGATGCGGTCTAATTCAATTTCTGACACCCGCCGCTTAAACAAGCTCCTTTGGTCGATATTAACTACCCGCTTATCCGTAATAATATATTTATCACGATACCAGTTGAGATATTCGTAAACGATATAGCTCGCCCAGAAGACTATCCAGGCCAGATAAAGAAAAGTTAAAATTTCTGAATTAAAAATATAGAAACCAATCCGGCCAAAAGTCGGTAAAAAACCGGCCAGGACGATAAAAGCCGCTCCCTTAAAAAAAGGCCAAGCTAACACAAACCAATGTTTGCGTAAGATGAGTACTGGTTTCTCGTCAGGTTTTTGTGTGGGAAAATCTTTTCTCAAAGCGGGCTATTCTATCCTTGATATAATATAATTATGGCTAAAAGGAAATATCGCTTTATTTGGATGGTTCTACTAATCTTACTAGGGCTGAGTTTGCTGCTGCCATGGATGATCTGATAGTCTGAACAAGACAATTATAACATTCTGATAGATAATTGGATTAGATTAGAGTAAGCTGTTTTTTGATTTTATGTCCCTGTAGTTTAATGGATAGAATAGAGCTTTCCTAAAGCTTTGGTCGAGGTTCGATTCCTCGCGGGGACACCAGTCTTCGCTCCCCTTGGGAGCTACGCCTGGCTCTGCTAATATCACCAATTAAAGTTGGAGGATAAAAATCAACAATCATTAATCATTTTACATTTGTCATTTTTCATTGTATCGGGGTGTAGCGCAGTGGTAGCGCGCATCGTTCGGGTCGATGAGGCCGGAGGTTCGAATCCTCTCACCCCGACCACAAAACTTTTATTCATCAGAGATGGATGGAAGTTTTGTGATTGTGTTTATGAGATTCGAACCATGGGAAAGGGGTCGGGAAAACGGGAGTTTTCCCGCAGTGGAGGCAACCTGCTAATATGTTATTAGCAGGTGTCGGAACCGCAAGGGTCCGAGGAGGCATGAGGTAGCCCGAATGCCGACAGGTTCCATATCCTCTCACCCCGACCAAGCCATATGAATCAATCAGAAGAATATCAAAAAGAAGTTTTAGTATTAGCTAAAAAAGCCTTCCGGAAAAAGAAATTCCGGTAGGTGCTATTGTGATAGATAAATCCGGACAAATTATCGGTAGGGGATATAATTTAGCCCACGCCAAAAAAGATGTTACCGAGCATGCCGAAATTAGAGCCCTCCGGCAGGCCTTCAAAAAGACGGGTGATTGGCGATTGGACGATTGCCAGTTAATAGTTAATCTAGAACCATGCTTGATGTGTCTGGGCGCTATAGCTAATGCGCGTATCAAAGAAGTAAGTTATTTTTTAGCTGATCCCCAATTCGGCTCGGTCGAAAGTCGCTTAACTAAAAAACAACTGACTAAACTATTTCCGAAACTGATCATAAAAAAGATAAACGACGCTGGAGAGACTAAGCAATTATTACAAGATTTCTTTAAAGAATTACGTATTAAAATATATATTTAAATATATATTTTAATATTTAGTGATATGGGGAAAGCTAAAAAGCTGATGTGATAGTTTTTACTGATTTGCGTAGAAAATAGCTCTGGCATTGACTTTTTCATTAGAAACCCGTACAATAAGCTGTTCTAATAGCACCTTATCTTATTGTGAGGGAGGTGATGGCCGATGCAGGCCACTCCAATATTCTGGTATATTGTTGTGTATGCGTTTGGGTCAGGCCCGGTTGCTTCTAATGTTATTCTAGCCAATCTGGCAGCTGGTTGTTATAATTTTATAACAAACAAGGGCGACAGCGCACTTATCTTCACACAAAAGGAGATACCAGAGATCCCAGGGATCGATCCATCCCGAATCCGCTATATTTCATTGAAGCCGAAGGCCCAACCGACATTAAAAATTGCGCACTGGATGATGAATGAAGTAATCCCATCAGCGCGCTTTCATGCCCATCCGGCTACCAAAATCATGGTGGTAGCAGCCACGCCGCATTTAGGGAGAGCAAAAGGAGACACTGAATATGCGGTGTGGGAATCTGGATTGGATATCGATGTGAGGGTTTGGGAAGACATTGCGCAGATACCACCTCAGAAGTGGTACTGTAATGAGTCGAAACAGCCGCATACGCGTTCAGCATGGGCCTGGTGGCTTAGGGAGATACCCATCCTCATTATCCGAGCCATATCAATGCGATGGTACGCCTACAAAACGGGATGATTTCTGGCTGCTCATCAAATCTTTTCGAAAAGATCTGTTTCCAAACAGGTCTTTTTTCATATCAGATTGCCAGTATAATAAGTTTGTGGAAGCGTGGCCGAGCGGTTGAAGGCGGCGCTCTCGAAAAGCGTTATACCGGTTTCCGGTATCAGAGGTTCGAATCCTCTCGCTTCCGCCAAAATGACGTTCTCGCAGTTATGTTTGACCGAGCGCAAAAACTAAAGTACACCTATGCTGTTTAATTCCATTGATTTTGCCATATTCTTACCAATAGTTTTTGTTCTCTATTGGTTTGTTACTAATAAAAATCTCCGGCTTCAGAATATCTTAATCGTCAGCGCTAGTTTTCTGTTTTATGGCTGGTGGGATTGGCGTTTTCTGCTACTACTGATCGGCAGTATTATTGTTGATTATTTGGTTGGCTTAGGTTTAGCCAATCAGGAAAATTCCGCCAAACGCAAATTATTTTTATGGATAAGTATCATCGCCCAAATTGGTCTTCTGGGATTTTTCAAATATTATAACTTTTTCCTGGCTAGCTTCATCGACGCCTTCACTTTCTTCGGCGCAGACATCTCGGCCAATTCCCTAAACATAATTCTTCCGGTCGGAATCAGTTTTTATACCTTTCAGACGCTGAGTTACACGATCGATGTTTATAGGAGAAAATTTGCACCTACCCGGGACTTTATTGCCTTTGCTGCATTTGTTAGTTTCTTCCCTCAGTTGGTGGCCGGGCCGATTGAGCGAGCTGCTAATTTATTACCCCAGTTTTATCGCAGCAGAACCTTCGATTATGCCAAGGCGACCGATGGTCTAAGGCAGATGTTATGGGGATTGTTCAAAAAAATTGTCATCGCCGATAACTGTGCTGTCTATGCCGATATGATCTTCAATAATTCTGCCAATTATTCAGGTAGCACTTTGGTCTTGGGAGCGCTGTTTTTCACCTTCCAAATTTATGGTGATTTTTCCGGGTATTCCGATATAGCTATCGGTACAGCCAGACTATTCGGATTTGATTTGATGAGAAATTTTGCATTTCCTTATTTCTCGAGAGATATTGCCGAATTCTGGCGGCGTTGGCACATCTCACTCTCGACTTGGTTCAGAGATTATGTCTATATCCCACTGGGCGGGAGCAGAGGCAGTACCTGGACAAAAGTGCGTAATATCCTGATTGTTTTTTTGGTCAGCGGGTTGTGGCACGGGGCCAACTGGACCTTTGTGGTTTGGGGAGCGTTGCATGCCACCTATTTTTTACCCTTGTTATTGTTGGGTAAAAACAGAGACCATCTCGATACAGTCGCCCCAGGGAAACTGCTGCCTTCATTAAAGGAGGTTTGGGCCGTAAGCGCTACCTTTTGGTTAACTGTGTTTGCCTGGATATTTTTCCGTGCCCAAAATATGCACCATGCTCTGAGTTTTATCTCTCAGATATTTTCCAAATCACTCCTGACTGTTCCAGATTTCCCTATGAGACTCAAGGCCCTCGTTGTCTTAGTGTTGGTGGTGGGGTTTCTGATAGTGGAATGGGTAGGGAGAGGGCAGCAGCATGCCCTGGCTAATTTAGGAGGGAGTTTATCGCGACCGCTCCGGTGGAGCGTCTATTTGTTTATTATTCTGATCATTATTATGTATATGGCAGCGCTGGGAAGCCCCTTTATTTATTTTCAATTTTAAATAAAACCGTGAAAAAATTTCTCAAAGATTTAGCGTTATTTATCGGCCTCACTCTGCTGATTTATCCAGTTTTAGTGATAGTTTGGGGTGAGCTAATTCCGGGACGCTTAATTTTCAATTTAAATTATCCTCGCGGGGGCTATGGGCATACTTATTCTCGGATTCACGAAATTGATCAGTATCCCAATGTTGACGTGCTGTTTGTCGGATCATCGCATGTTTATCGGGGGTTTGATACCCGCATATTTGCTGCCCACCGGATCACTTCATTTAACCTGGGTTCCAGCTTGCAAACACCCATCCAAACTAAACTATTACTGGAAAGATATTTGGACATTTTTAACCCCAAACTGATTATTTATGAGGTGTGTCATGACAGTTTTTCTTCCGATGGGGTGGAGTCGTCTTTAGATATAATTGCGAATGATCGGATAGGTTGGGACACTTGGCAGATGGTGGGGGACACGTTGAACATAAAAACCATTAATGCGCTTATTTTTGGATTGTATAAACAACAATTTAGCTCTAATGCGAATTTTATAGAACCAGCCACAAAGAACGGAGACACTTACATCTCTGGCGGTTATGTCGAGAAAACATCAGCCTACTATCAGCCACAAAAACATACCCTCAGCTCGTGGGTATTAAATAGTAAACAAACTAAAACCTTCCGCCAAACTGTTAATATGATAAACGAGCGCGAGATAAAGTTGTTAGTAGTCCAAGCTCCCGTGACCAAGATTTTATTTGATTCGTATGCGAATAATAACGAGATTGATGCCTGGTTTAAGGAGTTGGCGCCATATGTCAATTTCAATAATTATTCTCAACTACAGCTATCTGATACCCAACACTTTTATGATGATCAGCATTTAAACCAGATTGGAGTAGAATTATTTAATAATCAACTGATAGATTATTTATTCAGCCATGCGTTGGTAAATCAAGAGCTTCGATATAGTTTCGTGGATATGTTTTAATAAAGGTATGAACCATTCAACATCACAGGGACCAGTTTGTCAGAGTTGCGGCATGCCGCTTCGTAGATCGGCAGATTTTGGCACTAACGAAGACGGCAGCAAAAATGAGGATTATTGCCGTTATTGTTGGCAAACAGGCGCTTTTACCGAACCGAAGATCACCATGGATCAGATGGTAGATAAAGTTGCCCAGATGATGATGGAAATGCAAGGAATTTCCGAAGATCATGCCATTGAAATGTGTGTGCATTTTATCCCAAAACTCTCCCGCTGGCGGAAATAAAAAAATACCCCAGGCTAAATACTGGGGCATTTTGTTTGTAAGAGAGGAAAATCAGAATCAGGCGGCTGCGGTATTCTTCCCCTGTTTCTTCGGCGGCGGGAAGAGTTTTTCGCGGTCAATTTTAAGCGCTCGCGCGAGCTTCTCTTTAGTCAGTTCCATCGGTTCAGATAGCTGATTCTCCGCGAACGAGATGGTCACCTGGCTCACGCCGCTAACCTTCGCCAGTTCCTTCTGAGTCATCAATCTTTTGACTCTGTAATCTCTCAGATAGTTCAATGTGCTCTCTTCCTTTGGCTGTCCAGTGTCGGTGGCGGACAGCATGGATTTAGTATACGAAAAATCAGCTCTCAGTCAAGTATTTTGCTATAATGAACCTAGTATATACTAGATAGAGATATTTTCATGAAAATAGGGAT encodes:
- a CDS encoding helix-turn-helix transcriptional regulator; its protein translation is MNYLRDYRVKRLMTQKELAKVSGVSQVTISFAENQLSEPMELTKEKLARALKIDREKLFPPPKKQGKNTAAA
- a CDS encoding MBOAT family O-acyltransferase gives rise to the protein MLFNSIDFAIFLPIVFVLYWFVTNKNLRLQNILIVSASFLFYGWWDWRFLLLLIGSIIVDYLVGLGLANQENSAKRKLFLWISIIAQIGLLGFFKYYNFFLASFIDAFTFFGADISANSLNIILPVGISFYTFQTLSYTIDVYRRKFAPTRDFIAFAAFVSFFPQLVAGPIERAANLLPQFYRSRTFDYAKATDGLRQMLWGLFKKIVIADNCAVYADMIFNNSANYSGSTLVLGALFFTFQIYGDFSGYSDIAIGTARLFGFDLMRNFAFPYFSRDIAEFWRRWHISLSTWFRDYVYIPLGGSRGSTWTKVRNILIVFLVSGLWHGANWTFVVWGALHATYFLPLLLLGKNRDHLDTVAPGKLLPSLKEVWAVSATFWLTVFAWIFFRAQNMHHALSFISQIFSKSLLTVPDFPMRLKALVVLVLVVGFLIVEWVGRGQQHALANLGGSLSRPLRWSVYLFIILIIIMYMAALGSPFIYFQF
- a CDS encoding nucleoside deaminase, with the translated sequence MPVGAIVIDKSGQIIGRGYNLAHAKKDVTEHAEIRALRQAFKKTGDWRLDDCQLIVNLEPCLMCLGAIANARIKEVSYFLADPQFGSVESRLTKKQLTKLFPKLIIKKINDAGETKQLLQDFFKELRIKIYI
- a CDS encoding flippase, which gives rise to MAKSNLLHRIYAFLWQNHTLSQTVLKNTFWLGVSQIVGRLIRATIVIYAARVLGVANYGVFSYALAIIGFAAIFYDLGINGILTREATKNSAQRLNYLSNALLIKATLIIVLALIVSLGVPRFINNIDVIPILQIVVWLFVFNGLRDFCLAYIRSLEKMEYEAGINIVVNVSLVVLAWIMLLKGATPENLAIAYAASSGIGLVVAIGIIMRHLANPFRYYSYDLVKKIMMSAWPFALIGFFSAFLVYADSLMLGWMRSATDVGLYAAAQRPIQLLWAIPYIIAFSVFPVMSRLTKESGQKFGSVFKQALSATLLLALPLTMGSWIMGPQIIHFLYGNDYISSVMTFQILSISFIALFPAVIINYAIFAYDYQKKFIVYSVIGAVLNIILNLFMITKYGATGAAASTIISQIVTYSLMYLAVRKLIWRDITPQITKPLVATIITGVILWQLQQFNPQIYWSILIVLITYPALLIILKDQTVFKLKHIVADVNYHKSG
- a CDS encoding zinc ribbon domain-containing protein; this encodes MNHSTSQGPVCQSCGMPLRRSADFGTNEDGSKNEDYCRYCWQTGAFTEPKITMDQMVDKVAQMMMEMQGISEDHAIEMCVHFIPKLSRWRK
- a CDS encoding glycosyltransferase family 4 protein, encoding MDTTSRKKVVFIINNFLIGGVERLVCDLITHLDRGKFNLSIITVLGSGPWEPQFRELGVPLYFAGPTVPFSQSRSFKLMWLLMSPVVLLRTWGWLRREKPDTVITSLYQADIIGMWASYLAGVRQRILIQHDTTQFSGFRKLVKKHLAVKLATQIIAVSQSVNLFLLDYWNVSTDRVRVITNGIDIAKFSAGTKPTGNADDLVIGFIGRLEPVKGIDCLLSALAILQSKFNLSPRVIIAGSGSLQTSVAEYIRAHQLFQVELVGRVTEIGQMLAVLRDIDVVVLPSLMEGSPLAIMEWLAAHKLVIASDIPSLREIIIPDQNGILFEVNNATALAQVLAKVLTNRELVNQLQQGTTAWLQQFASQYDIKRTTEEYTELLNQPTSS
- a CDS encoding PH domain-containing protein; translation: MRKDFPTQKPDEKPVLILRKHWFVLAWPFFKGAAFIVLAGFLPTFGRIGFYIFNSEILTFLYLAWIVFWASYIVYEYLNWYRDKYIITDKRVVNIDQRSLFKRRVSEIELDRIQDISHEINGVMATSFDFGTVIISSAGGGNIELREIPAPADIQDIIFKLVKEATKEPPVTVDELVDFIKKQRV
- a CDS encoding class I SAM-dependent methyltransferase, translated to MDYRDRFYSKYISTHTSYFHGEISLDKIKKQFPAWQRYFGRFLPKDKNAKIIDLGCGSGGLVYWLQHSGYQNSSGIDTSTEQIGTAQKLGISQIHQADFKEFLKNKPMAYDVMVMRGVIEHFTKEEVLDILDLIYRSLKDGGILIAQTLNAESPFSGRGLYGDFTHETSFTEGSIYQALLVSNFKNIQVFPTRPVVHGLKSFLRAVLWRAIEATLRLYVLIETGSSTGIFTRSLIARAEK